In Clostridium sp., one DNA window encodes the following:
- a CDS encoding heavy metal translocating P-type ATPase, producing MDGTAEVNLKNTQNREKDLKKWVFILEGLDCAHCAAKIEDKVNNMPEIKGASLDFLSKKLKFEIYDESRIERTIETIKSIVNKIEPEVKIVYESEKDLKNPRSGEKSSKAEKIIFLIAVSIYIVCTIFKFSYWVEFGLYVASYIIIGKDVLIKAGKNISNGQVFDENFLMCIASIGAFSIGEFPEAVAVMLFYRIGEYFQDRAVDKSRKSIADLMDIKPDFANLKTEDGIKKVDPDYVNIGELIIVKPGEKIPLDGEIVEGNSMLDTSALTGESVPREVVCGDIVLGGYINKNGVLTVKVNKKFGQSTVAKILDLVQNASSKKSPTENFITKFARYYTPIVVAFAAALAVIPPMLMQDESFSKWLYRALVFLVVSCPCALVISVPLGFFGGIGGASKNGILVKGGNYLEALSNVDTVVFDKTGTLTKGMFKVTDIKSFNGYENQDVLKYAAFAEAYSNHPIAVSILKEYNKNVDKDVIENYTEISGKGIRSIIGGKEILAGNSGLMDDEKIQYSKTENFGTTVHIAVDKVYTGFILISDEIKEDSKSAVRSLKNIGIKNTIMLTGDNKIIGEKIANELGIDEVYTELLPDQKVEKLEYIDRQKESNKKLAYVGDGINDAPVLARSDVGIAMGGIGSDAAIEAADVVIMTDEPSKITIAIKIARRTKNIVSQNIVFALGVKAVILVLGALGIANMWMAVFGDVGVALIAVMNSMRAMKVVV from the coding sequence ATGGATGGTACAGCTGAAGTAAACTTGAAAAATACCCAAAATCGTGAAAAAGATCTTAAAAAATGGGTATTTATATTGGAAGGTCTTGACTGCGCGCATTGTGCCGCAAAGATAGAGGACAAGGTTAATAATATGCCTGAAATAAAAGGAGCTTCTCTGGATTTCCTGTCAAAAAAACTCAAGTTTGAAATTTATGATGAAAGCAGAATTGAAAGAACTATAGAAACTATAAAATCAATAGTCAATAAAATAGAACCGGAAGTAAAAATTGTATACGAATCGGAGAAAGACTTAAAAAACCCAAGAAGTGGAGAAAAAAGTTCAAAAGCTGAAAAGATAATTTTTTTAATAGCTGTCTCAATTTATATTGTCTGCACAATTTTTAAATTTTCATACTGGGTTGAATTTGGTCTATATGTTGCAAGTTATATTATAATAGGAAAAGATGTTTTAATTAAGGCTGGAAAGAATATTTCAAACGGTCAGGTATTTGACGAAAATTTTCTCATGTGTATTGCTAGCATTGGGGCTTTTTCAATTGGAGAATTTCCGGAAGCTGTGGCTGTTATGTTATTTTACAGGATAGGAGAATATTTTCAGGATAGGGCGGTGGACAAGTCCAGAAAATCAATAGCTGATCTGATGGACATAAAACCTGATTTTGCAAATTTAAAAACTGAGGATGGCATAAAAAAGGTTGATCCCGATTATGTAAATATAGGAGAGCTTATTATAGTTAAGCCTGGAGAAAAAATTCCACTGGATGGGGAGATAGTAGAAGGAAATTCCATGCTTGATACATCAGCTCTGACAGGTGAATCAGTTCCTAGAGAAGTTGTATGTGGGGATATAGTTCTTGGAGGATATATAAATAAAAATGGGGTTTTGACTGTAAAAGTAAACAAGAAATTTGGACAATCTACAGTAGCCAAGATACTTGATCTGGTTCAGAATGCCAGCAGCAAGAAGTCTCCAACAGAAAATTTCATTACAAAGTTCGCAAGATATTATACTCCCATAGTAGTTGCTTTTGCAGCAGCCCTGGCAGTAATACCACCTATGCTTATGCAGGATGAAAGTTTTTCAAAATGGCTTTACAGGGCACTTGTATTTCTGGTAGTATCCTGTCCTTGTGCGCTTGTCATATCAGTACCACTTGGATTTTTTGGCGGGATAGGAGGAGCTTCAAAAAATGGAATTCTTGTAAAGGGCGGAAACTATCTGGAGGCCTTGAGCAATGTGGATACGGTAGTATTTGACAAGACAGGCACTCTTACAAAAGGAATGTTTAAAGTTACGGACATTAAATCATTTAACGGATATGAAAATCAGGATGTTCTAAAATATGCGGCTTTTGCGGAAGCCTATTCTAATCATCCTATAGCCGTATCAATATTGAAGGAATATAACAAGAATGTAGATAAGGATGTAATTGAAAATTACACTGAAATATCAGGAAAAGGAATCAGGTCAATCATAGGTGGAAAAGAAATACTTGCCGGCAATTCAGGACTTATGGATGATGAAAAAATACAATACAGTAAGACGGAAAATTTTGGAACTACTGTCCATATAGCTGTTGACAAAGTCTATACAGGTTTTATATTGATATCAGATGAAATAAAGGAGGACTCGAAATCGGCAGTCAGATCCTTGAAGAACATCGGAATAAAAAACACAATAATGCTTACTGGTGATAATAAGATAATAGGAGAGAAAATAGCAAATGAGTTGGGAATTGATGAAGTTTACACTGAATTACTGCCTGATCAAAAGGTTGAAAAATTGGAGTATATAGATCGTCAAAAAGAAAGCAACAAAAAACTTGCCTATGTTGGAGATGGAATAAATGATGCACCGGTACTTGCAAGGTCGGATGTGGGAATTGCAATGGGAGGCATAGGCTCAGATGCTGCAATTGAGGCCGCAGATGTGGTTATCATGACGGATGAGCCGTCGAAGATAACTATAGCCATTAAGATAGCCAGAAGAACTAAAAATATAGTATCACAGAATATTGTATTTGCACTTGGTGTAAAAGCCGTAATTTTAGTTTTAGGGGCTCTGGGCATAGCAAATATGTGGATGGCGGTTTTTGGTGATGTAGGAGTTGCACTTATAGCAGTGATGAACTCTATGAGGGCCATGAAAGTTGTAGTTTAA
- a CDS encoding EAL domain-containing protein — protein sequence MKLGFSKVISLSELKALIRSFYKLTGIMCLIRYNGKNLSVFSNKNLLANFRFSNYDKNIIDQIKNHNKYGLFKSKSGLMYVGIPVYIEAELECLIFTTPIFYKTPDMKYLNDEIIISKLEKEKVLNCIHNIPLFENEKIMEMIKFLYNMVNIVKEITPADEVNYDRVYGKLHKNTEKFMEEYNSVKRKAYYDELTNLPNWNYLKERIEKYILLNPDNKFALFHIDLDNFKNINDIFGYKYGDRLLKKIGSIIKEIYNKNAIVARKYGNEFLVFKLEVDLEDLDREVQELLSILSGLWNLDGTEVLTSVSIGISIYPDGSNNAMGLIRSADIALNKAKLSGKNSYRVFEKSMYDEILRKSEMEKEIRKAIKNGEFLLYYQPQVDVTSNKVVSFEALIRWNSSRLGWIRPDQFIGLAEETGLIVPIGEWVFREACIQNVLWKSEGYDFDFISVNVSTVQLKNSNFIDMVEKTLEETGVDPESIEIEITESVAMESLEENIRVINRLKGMNIRIALDDFGSGYSSLNYLKSIPINTIKIDKTFIDGICEDSYESIITEQIINLAHRMKLDVIAEGVEFKDQFILLKMKKCNKIQGYYFGKPMPAEDIEGILCDKGDLN from the coding sequence ATGAAGCTAGGATTTTCAAAAGTTATAAGTTTATCTGAGCTTAAAGCTCTGATTAGGAGTTTTTATAAATTAACAGGTATAATGTGTTTGATAAGATACAATGGAAAAAATTTGAGTGTATTTTCAAATAAAAATTTACTTGCTAATTTTAGGTTCAGTAATTATGATAAAAATATAATTGATCAAATCAAAAATCATAATAAATATGGGTTGTTCAAGAGTAAGAGCGGCCTTATGTATGTAGGTATACCGGTATATATTGAAGCTGAACTGGAATGTCTCATTTTTACTACACCAATATTTTATAAGACACCTGATATGAAATATCTTAACGATGAAATAATTATATCAAAGCTGGAAAAAGAGAAAGTGCTGAACTGCATACATAATATACCATTATTTGAGAATGAAAAAATTATGGAAATGATAAAATTTCTCTATAACATGGTGAATATTGTAAAAGAAATCACACCTGCAGATGAAGTTAATTATGATAGAGTTTACGGTAAGCTGCACAAAAATACAGAAAAATTCATGGAAGAATACAATAGTGTAAAGAGAAAAGCATATTATGATGAACTTACCAATTTGCCAAACTGGAATTATTTAAAGGAAAGAATTGAAAAATATATATTACTTAATCCTGATAATAAATTTGCATTATTTCACATAGATTTGGATAATTTCAAAAATATAAATGATATATTTGGATACAAATACGGGGATAGGCTTTTGAAGAAGATTGGAAGTATTATAAAAGAGATATACAATAAAAATGCAATAGTTGCAAGAAAGTATGGCAATGAGTTCCTTGTTTTTAAATTGGAAGTAGATTTAGAGGACCTTGATAGGGAAGTTCAGGAATTGCTTAGTATCCTGAGTGGTTTATGGAACCTGGATGGGACTGAAGTACTCACGTCGGTAAGTATAGGTATAAGTATATATCCAGATGGCAGTAATAATGCAATGGGTTTGATAAGAAGTGCGGATATAGCATTAAACAAAGCCAAGTTAAGTGGAAAAAATTCCTATAGAGTATTTGAAAAATCCATGTATGATGAAATTCTGAGAAAAAGTGAAATGGAGAAAGAAATCAGGAAGGCAATAAAAAATGGAGAATTTCTATTGTATTATCAGCCTCAGGTGGATGTAACAAGTAATAAAGTTGTAAGTTTTGAAGCATTGATTAGATGGAATAGTTCCAGGCTGGGTTGGATAAGACCTGATCAATTTATAGGACTGGCGGAAGAAACAGGACTTATAGTTCCCATAGGAGAGTGGGTTTTCAGAGAAGCCTGTATTCAGAATGTACTGTGGAAAAGTGAAGGATATGATTTTGATTTTATATCTGTAAATGTTTCAACAGTTCAGCTTAAAAATAGTAATTTTATTGATATGGTTGAGAAAACACTTGAGGAAACTGGAGTTGATCCGGAATCCATTGAGATTGAAATAACCGAGAGTGTTGCTATGGAGTCTCTGGAAGAGAATATTAGGGTAATAAATAGGTTGAAAGGCATGAATATAAGAATTGCACTAGATGATTTTGGAAGTGGATATTCTTCCTTAAATTATTTAAAGAGTATACCTATAAATACCATTAAAATCGATAAAACCTTCATAGATGGGATATGTGAAGACTCATATGAAAGTATAATAACGGAACAGATAATAAATCTTGCCCATAGAATGAAGCTTGACGTCATAGCCGAGGGAGTAGAATTTAAAGATCAGTTTATACTGCTGAAGATGAAGAAATGCAATAAAATTCAAGGCTATTATTTTGGAAAGCCAATGCCTGCAGAAGATATTGAAGGCATATTGTGTGATAAAGGTGATTTAAACTGA
- a CDS encoding alpha/beta-type small acid-soluble spore protein: protein MARTGNKVLVPEAKAGLDRFKTEAAREVGVTLKDGYNGDITSREAGSIGGQMVKKMIEAYENTLK, encoded by the coding sequence ATGGCACGAACAGGAAACAAAGTATTAGTTCCAGAAGCAAAGGCAGGTCTGGATAGATTTAAGACGGAGGCTGCAAGGGAAGTCGGTGTTACTTTAAAAGATGGCTATAATGGAGATATAACATCTCGAGAAGCCGGATCTATAGGCGGACAGATGGTTAAAAAGATGATAGAGGCTTATGAAAATACTTTAAAGTAA
- a CDS encoding ECF transporter S component: MERQIRTWSKISVRQLAIIGMLSAISIVLGVTRLGFIPIPPVNATIMHIPVIIGAILEGPLVGGFVGLIFGIFSIIQSITAPTVVSFAFINPLVSVLPRVLIGIISYYIYSAIRINNKFIPTAIAALAGSLTNTIGVLGAIFIIYLAPYAKALNLSIPAAKKGILTVGVINGIPEAALSVVITVAVVGAVNKMRHK, from the coding sequence ATGGAAAGACAAATAAGAACTTGGTCAAAGATCAGTGTAAGACAGTTGGCTATAATAGGCATGTTGTCGGCAATTTCAATTGTTCTTGGTGTAACGAGGCTCGGGTTTATACCAATTCCACCTGTAAATGCAACTATAATGCATATACCTGTTATAATAGGAGCGATTCTGGAAGGACCATTGGTGGGTGGATTTGTAGGACTTATATTTGGTATATTCAGTATTATACAATCGATTACGGCGCCAACGGTAGTTTCATTTGCATTTATAAATCCACTGGTATCGGTACTGCCAAGGGTGCTTATAGGAATAATATCCTATTACATCTATTCTGCTATAAGAATAAACAACAAGTTTATTCCAACAGCAATTGCTGCTTTGGCAGGATCTCTTACTAATACTATTGGAGTTTTGGGTGCTATTTTTATCATATATCTGGCTCCTTATGCAAAAGCATTGAACTTGAGCATACCTGCTGCAAAAAAAGGAATACTTACGGTGGGAGTAATAAATGGAATCCCAGAAGCGGCGCTATCTGTTGTTATTACAGTAGCTGTTGTAGGGGCTGTAAATAAAATGAGACATAAATAA
- a CDS encoding tryptophan transporter → MNLKKMIINSILLAIGAILHQIVPPILFGMKPDISLAMLFIIIIFNREYKTCLAAGIVAGILAAATTTFPGGQFANVIDKFITVNVMFAILKPLRDRINDQVKVIIITALGTIVSGSAFLTVVLFTVGLNGSFIMFFLSVVLPAALVNTIVAVCLFNIINVAVKRGAIKQA, encoded by the coding sequence ATGAATTTGAAAAAGATGATTATAAATTCTATATTACTTGCCATAGGTGCTATACTGCATCAAATTGTACCGCCAATTCTGTTTGGAATGAAGCCTGATATTTCACTTGCAATGTTGTTTATAATAATTATATTTAACAGAGAATACAAGACATGTCTTGCTGCAGGTATTGTAGCAGGAATTTTAGCTGCAGCAACTACTACTTTCCCGGGTGGACAATTTGCCAATGTAATAGACAAGTTTATTACAGTAAATGTAATGTTTGCAATTTTGAAGCCGCTTAGAGATAGAATAAACGACCAGGTGAAAGTTATAATTATTACTGCATTAGGAACGATAGTGAGTGGATCTGCTTTCCTAACTGTTGTATTGTTTACAGTAGGATTGAACGGAAGTTTTATTATGTTTTTCCTGTCTGTAGTTTTACCGGCAGCACTTGTAAATACCATAGTAGCAGTTTGTCTGTTTAATATTATAAATGTTGCTGTAAAAAGAGGTGCAATAAAACAGGCATAA
- a CDS encoding heavy-metal-associated domain-containing protein → MFFKDKIKKTLHVEGMTCQHCVHHVKEALESIDGVSSAKVDLGSKTAVIKSSGEIEDDAIKKAVEDAGYEVSSIE, encoded by the coding sequence ATGTTTTTCAAAGATAAGATAAAAAAGACATTGCACGTAGAAGGGATGACCTGCCAGCACTGTGTACATCACGTCAAGGAAGCATTGGAATCCATAGATGGAGTTTCAAGTGCAAAAGTTGATCTGGGCAGCAAGACTGCCGTTATAAAATCTTCCGGTGAAATAGAAGACGATGCTATAAAGAAGGCTGTGGAAGATGCAGGTTATGAAGTATCAAGTATAGAATAA
- a CDS encoding CBS domain-containing protein → MNIAFFLTPKKDVVYESPDSTMMHILKKMETYRYTAIPLVDKFGKYKGTITEGDLLWKLKNSPHLTFENTDRVLLKNIERNINNRPVHINSDMKDLISLAENQNFVPVLDDNEIFIGIIKRSDIINYCYREMLTAHEKVLTANP, encoded by the coding sequence ATGAATATAGCATTTTTTCTTACACCTAAGAAAGATGTAGTTTATGAGAGTCCGGATTCTACCATGATGCACATATTAAAAAAAATGGAGACATATAGGTACACAGCTATTCCTCTTGTAGACAAATTTGGAAAGTACAAGGGAACGATTACAGAAGGTGATCTTCTCTGGAAATTGAAAAATTCTCCTCATCTTACGTTTGAAAATACTGATAGAGTTTTATTGAAAAATATAGAGAGAAATATAAACAACAGGCCGGTTCATATAAATTCAGATATGAAAGATCTTATATCTCTTGCAGAAAACCAGAACTTTGTTCCTGTGTTGGACGACAATGAGATATTTATAGGAATTATAAAGAGAAGTGATATAATAAACTACTGCTATAGGGAAATGTTGACTGCTCATGAAAAAGTTTTAACAGCAAATCCATGA
- a CDS encoding fructose-1,6-bisphosphatase gives MMINSLNSDLIEKDLRYLKLLSKEYPTISSASTEIINLQAILNLPKATEHFISDIHGEYESFTHVLRNASGVIKRKIDDVFLDTLTVRQKSELATIIYYPEEKLRIIKDKGENSDEWYSKTLYKLIQLCKNVCSKYTRSKVRKALPGDFAYIIEELLHEQGDKIDKKAYYSEIIRTIINIQRADQFIIAISKVIRDLVVDRLHIVGDIYDRGPGAEIIMDALMRHHSVDVQWGNHDVLWMGAACGCQACVANVLRISLRYANLNTIEEGYGINILPLATFSMEFYGDDPCKDFIPRTLDKSINSKDMILFARMHKAITIIQFKLEGNIIKNHPEFNMKNRLLLDKIDIKNKQVEVDGKIYEINDTNFPTVDWKDPYKLTDREACLIKKLTRSFVNSEKLQRHIRFLYKKGSMYLVYNSNVMYHGCIPLNRDGSFKKVNIGGVCCSGKSFLDKCDEIVRNAYFEEGSIKKINMDMMWYMWCGEDSPLFGKEKMTTFERYFIDDKTTHHEEKIFYYKYRDNEDVCKNILEEFGLSPEHSHIINGHIPVKTKDGESAIKANGKLLVIDGGFCKAYQPQTGIAGYTLIYNSYGFMLTSHEPFTSIKDAVQNDKDIISSTRILEHVVNRKRVADSDIGRELKKQVSDLERLLIAYRKGYIEEVRK, from the coding sequence ATGATGATTAATAGTTTGAATAGTGATTTGATTGAAAAAGATTTAAGGTATTTAAAACTTCTTTCCAAAGAATATCCTACAATATCCAGTGCAAGTACGGAAATTATAAATCTTCAGGCAATATTGAATTTACCAAAAGCGACGGAACACTTCATAAGTGACATACATGGTGAATACGAATCATTTACACATGTGCTCAGAAATGCTTCGGGGGTAATAAAGAGAAAGATAGATGATGTTTTTTTAGATACACTTACAGTCAGACAGAAATCTGAGCTGGCAACCATTATATACTATCCTGAAGAAAAACTTCGGATCATTAAAGATAAAGGGGAAAATTCGGACGAATGGTATTCTAAAACATTGTATAAACTTATACAATTATGTAAAAATGTATGTTCCAAGTATACACGCTCGAAAGTCAGAAAGGCGCTTCCCGGAGATTTTGCATATATAATAGAGGAGCTTCTTCATGAACAAGGGGATAAAATAGATAAAAAAGCTTATTACAGTGAGATAATAAGAACTATAATAAATATACAAAGGGCAGATCAGTTTATTATAGCTATTTCAAAAGTAATACGGGATCTTGTAGTGGATAGGCTCCATATTGTAGGTGATATATATGATAGGGGACCTGGAGCCGAGATAATAATGGATGCACTTATGCGTCATCATTCTGTTGATGTACAGTGGGGAAACCACGATGTACTGTGGATGGGGGCTGCTTGTGGATGTCAGGCATGTGTGGCAAATGTACTGAGGATATCGTTAAGATATGCAAATCTCAATACAATTGAAGAAGGATATGGTATAAACATACTGCCTCTTGCTACATTTTCAATGGAGTTTTATGGAGACGATCCATGCAAAGACTTTATACCAAGGACTTTGGACAAGAGTATAAACAGTAAGGATATGATTTTGTTTGCCAGAATGCACAAGGCCATAACTATTATACAGTTTAAGCTTGAAGGTAATATAATAAAAAATCATCCTGAATTCAATATGAAAAACAGGCTGCTGCTTGATAAAATAGACATAAAAAATAAGCAGGTGGAAGTAGATGGCAAAATTTATGAAATAAATGATACAAACTTTCCTACTGTAGATTGGAAAGACCCATATAAATTGACGGATAGAGAGGCATGTCTTATAAAAAAACTTACACGCTCATTTGTGAATAGTGAAAAATTACAGAGGCATATAAGATTCTTATATAAAAAGGGAAGTATGTATCTTGTATATAATTCAAATGTAATGTATCACGGGTGTATACCTTTAAACAGGGACGGAAGCTTTAAAAAAGTCAATATAGGTGGAGTTTGCTGCAGTGGGAAAAGTTTTTTAGACAAGTGTGATGAAATTGTAAGAAATGCATATTTTGAAGAAGGTAGTATAAAAAAAATTAATATGGACATGATGTGGTATATGTGGTGTGGAGAGGATTCACCTCTTTTTGGAAAAGAAAAAATGACCACCTTTGAAAGATATTTCATAGATGATAAAACTACACATCATGAAGAAAAAATTTTTTATTACAAATATAGAGACAATGAGGATGTCTGCAAAAACATACTTGAAGAATTTGGACTTTCACCTGAGCATTCCCATATTATAAATGGACATATACCTGTAAAAACAAAAGATGGTGAAAGTGCGATCAAGGCAAATGGAAAACTTCTTGTAATTGACGGCGGGTTTTGTAAAGCGTACCAGCCTCAAACAGGTATAGCAGGCTATACCTTGATTTATAATTCATATGGATTCATGTTGACTTCCCATGAACCATTTACTTCAATTAAAGATGCAGTACAAAATGATAAAGATATAATATCGTCAACCAGGATACTGGAACATGTTGTAAATAGAAAGCGAGTTGCAGATTCGGATATAGGAAGGGAATTAAAAAAACAGGTTTCAGATTTAGAGAGGCTTCTGATTGCATATAGAAAAGGTTATATTGAAGAAGTCAGAAAATAG
- a CDS encoding HNH endonuclease, with translation MLKCEICGKLADKHHIVYRSQGGVDFPLNFKYLCPEHHRGKTGPHKNRKVDLEYKLEMQDKLENILCKEFYTLDELVKLLEINKGMLKRLLREYKLYKEGYKSSDVIFRLMGRKKYTKYMLEEYYDFIARL, from the coding sequence TTGCTGAAATGCGAGATTTGTGGTAAACTAGCTGATAAACATCACATAGTTTATAGAAGTCAAGGCGGAGTTGATTTTCCGTTAAATTTCAAATACCTTTGTCCAGAACATCATAGGGGAAAGACGGGACCTCACAAAAATAGGAAGGTTGATTTAGAGTACAAGCTTGAAATGCAAGATAAACTTGAAAATATATTATGTAAGGAGTTCTATACTCTAGATGAATTGGTAAAATTACTGGAGATAAATAAAGGTATGTTAAAAAGGCTTCTCAGAGAATATAAATTATATAAAGAAGGTTATAAGAGTTCAGACGTAATATTTAGACTGATGGGAAGAAAGAAATACACGAAATATATGCTTGAAGAATATTATGATTTTATAGCAAGACTTTAG
- the cls gene encoding cardiolipin synthase, translating to MKYGLFAIMLINILVSVVVIVLERKNPEKTIAWLAVLIVLPLVGLIAYIFLGRNWKRHKLHDETNINIEKLIDEAIKRVKDDTYRPLIELLSRNSESPLFVNNNVKIFKNGMEKFEYLKEELLKAKHHIHMEYYIIKNDTIGRKIKKILIKKSCEGIDVRLILDRVGCIKLGEKYINDLKKAGVDVVQYSYFLAPILKNINTQINYRNHRKIVVIDGYVGFVGGINIGDEYLGKSRFGYWRDTHLMVKGDFTYGLQAVFIDDFATIKAANREYFFYDGNFEEFFPPISSVKNQGGKLMQLVKSGPDSEFPAIEQAVLKMISMAENHIYITTPYFIPTESILNALKVASLSGIDVRIVFPGKYDHVLVYYASRTYLEDLIKNGVKIYFYDSKSFIHAKTTSIDGKLCTIGTANMDIRSYELNYEINAVIYDEESTEELENLFFQDIMNSKKVTEDYFNTLPPLVRGFEAFCKIFSSLL from the coding sequence ATGAAATACGGTCTATTTGCAATTATGCTAATAAATATACTGGTATCAGTTGTGGTAATTGTACTTGAAAGGAAAAATCCCGAAAAGACAATTGCCTGGCTTGCAGTTCTCATAGTTCTACCACTTGTAGGATTAATAGCTTACATATTCTTAGGGAGGAACTGGAAAAGGCACAAACTGCATGATGAAACAAATATAAATATAGAAAAGCTCATAGATGAAGCAATAAAGCGTGTAAAAGACGATACCTACAGACCCCTGATTGAATTACTGTCCAGAAATAGCGAATCCCCACTATTTGTAAACAATAATGTGAAAATATTTAAGAACGGAATGGAAAAGTTTGAATATTTAAAGGAAGAACTTTTAAAAGCAAAACATCATATCCACATGGAATATTACATTATCAAAAATGATACTATAGGCAGGAAAATCAAAAAAATTCTAATAAAGAAAAGCTGTGAGGGTATAGATGTAAGACTCATACTTGACAGGGTAGGATGTATAAAATTAGGAGAAAAGTACATAAACGACCTGAAAAAAGCCGGTGTAGATGTAGTTCAATACTCGTATTTTTTAGCTCCTATTTTAAAAAACATAAATACCCAGATAAATTATAGAAACCACCGAAAAATCGTGGTTATTGACGGATATGTTGGCTTTGTCGGCGGCATCAACATAGGCGATGAATACCTTGGTAAAAGCAGATTCGGATATTGGAGAGACACACACCTCATGGTAAAAGGGGATTTTACCTACGGTCTTCAAGCCGTTTTTATAGATGATTTTGCAACTATAAAAGCTGCAAACAGAGAATACTTTTTTTACGACGGAAACTTCGAAGAGTTTTTTCCACCTATTTCCTCTGTAAAAAATCAAGGCGGCAAACTTATGCAGCTTGTAAAAAGCGGACCTGATTCTGAATTCCCGGCTATTGAACAAGCAGTACTTAAAATGATAAGTATGGCCGAAAATCATATTTATATAACAACCCCCTACTTCATCCCTACTGAAAGCATATTGAATGCTTTAAAAGTTGCCTCATTGAGCGGAATAGATGTACGCATAGTATTTCCTGGAAAGTACGATCATGTACTTGTCTACTATGCTTCCAGAACATATCTTGAAGATCTAATAAAAAATGGAGTAAAAATTTATTTCTATGACAGCAAATCCTTTATTCATGCCAAAACGACCAGTATAGACGGGAAATTATGCACCATAGGTACTGCAAACATGGATATTCGCAGCTACGAATTGAACTATGAAATAAATGCCGTAATTTATGATGAGGAATCTACAGAGGAGCTGGAAAACCTGTTTTTTCAAGATATCATGAACAGTAAAAAGGTGACAGAAGATTATTTTAATACCCTGCCACCTCTAGTAAGGGGTTTTGAAGCCTTTTGCAAAATATTTTCATCTCTGCTTTAA
- a CDS encoding P1 family peptidase, with protein sequence MNEISFTSIDGIRIGNAQSLKGQTGCTVVICENGATAGVDVRGGSPGTRETDLLNPVNFVDKIHAVVLSGGSAFGLDAASGVMQYLEEKDVGFDVKVTKVPIVCSAVLFDLNIGDYKIRPDKVMGYNACRSSELNICENGNVGAGTGATIGKILGPEHSMKGGLGTFAVQAGNLKVGAAVAVNCLGDIVDPHTGNIIAGALKKNGRCFADSEKIMLGQYSEKKNLFSGNTTIGVVATNGRFTKSEMNKVASMAHDGYARTMRPAHSMFDGDTIFTMSTGNVEADMSVVGFLAAKVVEKAIIMAIKSAESVNGYKSYNELQ encoded by the coding sequence ATGAATGAAATTTCTTTTACAAGTATAGATGGAATAAGAATAGGAAATGCTCAAAGCTTGAAGGGACAGACTGGATGCACTGTTGTAATATGTGAAAATGGTGCAACCGCTGGGGTAGATGTAAGGGGAGGCTCGCCTGGTACACGTGAAACTGATCTTCTGAATCCCGTAAATTTTGTTGATAAAATTCATGCAGTTGTTCTTTCAGGGGGAAGTGCTTTTGGACTTGATGCCGCAAGTGGTGTGATGCAGTATCTTGAAGAGAAGGATGTAGGGTTTGATGTAAAGGTTACAAAAGTTCCCATAGTGTGCAGCGCGGTATTGTTTGATCTGAATATAGGAGACTATAAAATAAGACCTGATAAAGTTATGGGATACAATGCATGTAGGAGCTCTGAACTCAATATATGTGAAAATGGAAATGTAGGAGCCGGAACGGGAGCTACTATAGGCAAGATACTGGGACCAGAGCATTCAATGAAAGGTGGACTTGGAACTTTTGCTGTCCAGGCAGGAAATTTGAAAGTCGGTGCGGCAGTTGCAGTTAACTGTCTTGGTGATATAGTAGATCCGCATACAGGCAATATAATAGCTGGTGCGCTGAAAAAAAATGGTAGATGCTTTGCGGACAGCGAAAAAATTATGCTTGGGCAATATTCTGAAAAGAAAAATTTATTCAGTGGGAATACAACTATAGGTGTTGTGGCAACCAATGGAAGATTTACAAAATCAGAAATGAACAAGGTGGCTTCAATGGCCCATGATGGATATGCCAGAACCATGAGACCGGCTCATTCAATGTTTGACGGAGATACTATTTTTACTATGTCTACAGGAAATGTAGAAGCTGATATGAGTGTGGTTGGATTTCTTGCTGCGAAAGTTGTTGAAAAAGCAATAATAATGGCGATTAAAAGTGCAGAGTCAGTAAATGGATATAAATCTTATAATGAATTACAGTAA